From Micromonospora echinospora:
GCCACACCGTTCATCGGGCCACCCCCACCTGTGCGACCTCGTCCCGATAGATCCGCTCCCGCGCCGCGACCGGCAGGTGACACGCCACCAGATGACCCGGCGCACCAGCGGGGCCCAGCTCCGGGATCTCGGTGCGGGAGCGGTCGCCGTTGACATCGGCCCACCGGCAGCGCGGATGGAACGCACATCCCGACGGCAGGTTGATCAGACTGGGTGGGTTGCCGGGGATCGGCACCAGATCCGCGTCGGCGTCGGCGTGCAACGACGGCACGCTCGACAACAACCCCCAGGTGTACGGATGCTGCGGCGTCCGCAACACCCGCTCCACACTGCCGTGCTCCACCGCCCGGCCGCCGTACATGACCAGCACGTCATCAGCCACCTGCGACACCACACCCAGGTCATGGGTGATCAGGATGATCGCCGAGCGGAACTCCTCCTGCAGGTCGCTGAGCAGGTCCAGGATCTGCGCCTGCACCGTCACGTCCAACGCCGTCGTCGGCTCGTCGGCGATCAACAGATCCGGGTCGTTGACGAGCGCCATCGCGATCATCGCGCGCTGCCGCATCCCACCCGAGAACTCATGCGGATACTGGTCGAACCGCTTGGCCGGCTGCGGAATGCCGACCCGCTCCAGCATGTCCACCGCCCGCGTCCGCGCCTCGCGCCTGCCGGCCCTCGGGTGATGCACCCGGTACGCCTCGGCGATCTGCTTCCCCACCGTGTAGTAGGGGTGCAACGCCGACAACGGGTCCTGGAAGATCATC
This genomic window contains:
- a CDS encoding ABC transporter ATP-binding protein, with product MVELPAPRRGEDPYLRVTDLRVRFDTEDGVVRAVDGVSFAVERGRTLGIVGESGSGKSVTSLAILGLHNAKRTAVSGEISVGGRQLVGLSEEEVRRLRGRDMAMIFQDPLSALHPYYTVGKQIAEAYRVHHPRAGRREARTRAVDMLERVGIPQPAKRFDQYPHEFSGGMRQRAMIAMALVNDPDLLIADEPTTALDVTVQAQILDLLSDLQEEFRSAIILITHDLGVVSQVADDVLVMYGGRAVEHGSVERVLRTPQHPYTWGLLSSVPSLHADADADLVPIPGNPPSLINLPSGCAFHPRCRWADVNGDRSRTEIPELGPAGAPGHLVACHLPVAARERIYRDEVAQVGVAR